In a single window of the Falco rusticolus isolate bFalRus1 chromosome 11, bFalRus1.pri, whole genome shotgun sequence genome:
- the LOC119155584 gene encoding myomegalin-like isoform X2: MKETCRICARELCGNQRRWIFHTAAKLNLQVLLSHVLGRELCRDGKSEFACSKCAFMLDRIYRFDTVIARIEALSIERLQKLLLEKDRLKFCIASMYRRNNEDSSTDDRAGDGTVDLSNLPDVRYAALLQEDFAYSGYEYWADQDEHSLEPHSCHASEGASNRPRRCRGCAALRVADADYEAICKVPRKVARSISCGLSSRWSASMGNEESSVCDAAESTSARVPVDGESMEEGTPASSVESLDTTVEASPPQQKDEDADKGVKGNGKCDDFSDERMTPNSSLSGNRLELALSLIKALDYKPLQSPRGSRLPIPVKSSLPPPKLSRDLADGSTSAGLACASSVFLNADRKSFSRAPLGLPLEISELQELWDDLCEDYMPLRVQDVQVEHQQPAPGDPAAEEHVSDLCAAELQGKIQQFEAANKLLQEKLSELSFELKSAQETSQMQDLTIQNLNEALKSKESKTEELYRIIEGQNETMAKLRDKLHRSHLGQLQVSENLLSSQEQQMSLLDLQNTLFCTKLEMQKLKRAQHQKEHQLAEARRATQLLETMVHEEEQQKEATWKHNQELRAVVQQLETELQDKAQQLQTVEWEKCRELQAQEQCFQHLNQQLARKEQLLQESRELLQCQQSFDKSPAAMNAMLEKLQQRVSDRDAALERAVDEKFCALEKKEQELQQLRLSIRERGSDLERLRNVLSSNEATIHSLESLLKAKTLELEQVSATCQNLRWLKEEIEAKSCSRQKEQEGIIQQLQTCLHDRNKEVEELTATLLCKLGPGQSEVAEKLCLRLQHKEKMLQDLLSDRNRQTMEHDAEIRELLQAVSTKEQQSRAAAQKMAHALAERSCELQLLRQHMLGKEPVGMQSVGARLLKQDKQPVQGVLQRACGATVIAGPPQGESICRTEGVMMSAAELEKDLVNAREELELMAKKERESRRELTALQSVIATQEEELQVQASDIEALTRTVQIKEDLIKDLQMQLVDPEEIPVVERLTQEVLVLREKVAIAESRGQEATGNRRQQLLLTLEGLVAERNRLNEALQAERQLCSSLVKFHMHPDSAARDHTLQVELEGVRKLRGQLEEALGRSLEFLNRLETQDAIGGQATGTDADDASSTFTYSIKEEAAHGVATQHSSPQAPKENRGTERTLMGSTAPTVPEQMLQAEKELQEMKVQLEKAGFSSVSQIREVMLSLCLENTELKEQIYEATSLLESAEQEEADMGIPLAPKFHQLQQKSCNALADHLAGSSGDGQWVLAERGAVPGKWPVLEAKGTVPGRAWSGLVKELCSQVAQGQRQCQELQDKLAASKAMLQAQAEQLEKYHVLLCEPHTRQLSKQVQVDFQDLGYETCGRSETEADRDEATSPECEELEAPFQPGMPRAGKAAQKTMAPADVVALHQHIQDRKAQLPNANKVTQSLQRRTRSVSVTSGYTSGAEQPPLGPTALASPAHSLTDEDEGWQSDSHSTLCPSDLRAHHSWQQLEHRVFPLKAQLSATKPEQLQSATQSWNYHRLIQAQARDLCHLRQTLREGHRMSHSLAQHLHHALRSFEDLLHGTDIDYYLGQGFREQLDQGRQLSERLSKKLGTRDRAYGKDKTSHELLTLRLSQELQEKEKVTENPEVKLREHCESPGSNRPPSELSCSVTSSSFISEGLEARSDGDEASECSQCSQCPEEPVRLAGLCFDSLSKPVSAPLPPLASQLPPFLLAGCPTPAAPPLLGCCGTPVCSLADVQQELQVLQRQLGESLTLPVAPVKPTAPPGSLGEGSKAPALLNRHGALQSLAGIPRATDTRARCGVPAPGQPLCGALPSGYPASQKLTGADLLEEHLVEIRSLRQRLEESICTHDRLQEQLERRLASTSKATGLPSDIHAQTRELRLQLSRENQALSEDNRTLRLQRDHLSQELAQVQEAFLTACARAREAEAELDQRHRNQQKLVDELTEYQKSVRRLRDEQRSLQEKNNRLQHRVMLQQQQCEEHCRLLQTTRTELHVCESLPGPSAEAHAGCFPSPPVRDVGTSLAAPHFSPLPSDMLAAQRIAEPRGADPLAKKSKEPTQAHVVACPNTYRALEQRILKGKGLAHELMSLMHPATRLPSCPLPGKEVLGWSGMGHLCSSASTLHSILEECTSLLTAFWSTVLPVSPAQHQDKEQALQGEIATLQARLAEREDALQSMAHQLQSTAQLKDKMEQFIVTHLTRTHNMLRKARTNLEGTAATWCRPDVAALPLAATRQVKAQQALPVS, encoded by the exons atgaAGGAAACCTGCCGGATCTGTGCTCGGGAGCTGTGCGGCAACCAGCGGCGATGGATCTTCCACACAGCGGCCAAGCTGAACCTCCAGGTGCTGCTCTCCCATGTCctgggcagggagctgtgccGGGATGGCAAATCCGAGTTCGCTTGCAGCAAGTGTGCCTTCATGCTGGACCGCATCTACAGGTTCGATACTGTCATTGCGCGCATCGAGGCCCTCTCCATCGAGCGCCTGCAGAAACTGCTACTGGAGAAAGATCGCCTCAAGTTCTGCATTGCAAGCATGTACCGCAGGAACAATGAAGACTCTAGCACAGATGACAGAGCTGGGGATGGGACTGTGGACCTTTCTAACCTGCCTGATGTACGGTATGCTGCCCTCCTTCAGGAGGATTTTGCTTATTCTGGATATGAATATTGGGCGGATCAAGATGAGCACAGCCTGGAGCCACACAGCTGCCATGCTTCAGAAGGAGCAAGTAACCGCCCACGGCGTTGCCGTGGCTGTGCTGCGCTGCGGGTGGCTGATGCTGACTATGAAGCAATTTGCAAAGTGCCACGAAAAGTGGCCAGAAGCATCTCCTGCGGGCTCTCCAGCCGGTGGTCAGCCAGCATGGGCAATGAGGAATCATCAGTGTGTGACGCAGCGGAGTCCACCAGCGCCAGAGTGCCTGTGGATGGGGAGAGCATGGAGGAAGGCACGCCTGCATCCTCTGTCGAGTCCCTGGACACAACTGTGGAGGCCAGCCCCCCACAGCAGAAGGATGAAGATGCAGATAAGGGAGTGAAGGGGAATGGGAAATGTGACGATTTCTCAGATGAGCGCATGACCCCAAACTCTTCGCTGAGCGGGAACAGGCTGGAGCTGGCCCTCAGTTTGATCAAGGCTTTGGACTACAAACCCCTTCAGAGCCCCCGAGGCAGCAGGCTACCTATTCCTGTGAAGTCCAGCTTGCCCCCTCCCAAGCTGAGCCGCGACTTGGCAGATGGCAGCACTTCTGCTGGCTTAGCGTGTGCTAGTTCTGTCTTCCTGAACGCAGACAGAAAATCCTTTTCCAGAGCCCCTTTGGGTCTTCCCCTGGAGATTTCTGAACTTCAGGAGCTGTGGGATGACCTCTGTGAGGATTATATGCCGCTGCGGGTGCAG GATGTGCAGGTTGAACATCAACAGCCGGCTCCAGGTGaccctgcagcagaggagcatGTGTCTGatctgtgtgctgcagagctgcagggcaaAATCCAGCAATTTGAAGCTGCCAACAAG ttgTTACAGGAAAAGCTGAGTGAATTGagttttgaattaaaatctGCCCAAGAAACATCGCAGATGCAAGATCTTACAATCCAGAATCTGAATGAGGCCCTGAAGAGCAAAGAGAGTAAG ACAGAAGAGCTGTACCGTATCATTGAAGGGCAGAATGAGACGATGGCCAAGCTACGGGACAAGTTACACAGAAGCCATCTGGGACAGTTGCAG GTGTCAGAGAACCTACTCTCATCCCAGGAGCAGCAAATGTCACTGCTGGATCTTCAGAACACACTTTTCTGCACCAAGCTGGAgatgcagaaactgaaaagagcTCAGCACCAGAAGGAGCATCAACTGGCTGAAGCCAGGAGAGCAACCCAGCTCCTAGAGACCATGGTGCatgaggaagagcagcagaaagaggcAACCTGGAAACACAACCAG gaGCTGCGTGCTGTGGTGCAGCAGCTAGAGACAGAGCTGCAGGACAAGGCTCAGCAGCTCCAGACAGTGGAGTGGGAGAAATGCCGTGAGCTGCAGGCCCAGGAGCAGTGTTTTCAGCATTTGAATCAGCAGCTGGCTCGCAAGGAACAGCTTCTGCAG GAATCGAGGGAGCTTCTGCAGTGCCAGCAAAGCTTCGACAAGAGCCCTGCAGCCATGAATGCCATGCTGGAGAAACTGCAGCAGCGAGTCAGCGACAGGGACGCTGCTCTGGAG CGAGCAGTAGATGAGAAGTTCTGTGCCCTGGAGAAGAAGGAGCAAGAGCTGCAACAGCTCCGTCTCTCAATAAGGGAGCGTGGAAGTGACCTGGAGAGACTGCGCAATGTCCTGTCCAGCAACGAGGCCACCATTCAC AGCCTGGAGAGCCTCCTGAAAGCCAAAACGCTGGAACTAGAACAGGTCTCTGCAACCTGCCAAAACCTCCGCTGGCTCAAAGAGGAGATCGAGGCCAAatcctgcagcaggcagaaggaACAGGAGGGGATcatccagcagctgcagacctGCCTGCATGACAGGAACAAGGAAGTGGAG GAGCTTACAGCAACTCTGCTGTGCAAGCTGGGCCCAGGACAGAGTGAGGTAGCAGAGAAGCTGTGCTTGCGTCTCCAGCACAAGGAGAAAATGCTGCAAGATCTCCTCAGTGACAGGAACCGTCAGACTATGGAACATGATGCTGAAATccgggagctgctgcaggctgtgagcaccaaggagcagcagagcaga GCGGCTGCACAGAAGATGGCACATGCTTTGGCTGAAAGGAGCTGCGAGTTACAACTATTGCGCCAGCATATGTTGGGGAAGGAGCCTGTCGGGATGCAGTCAGTTGGTGCCAGGCTGTTGAAGCAGGACAAACAGCCTGTACAA ggAGTACTGCAAAGAGCTTGTGGAGCTACAGTCATTGCTGGACCCCCACAGGGAGAGAGCATCTGCAGGACAGAGGGAG TTATGAtgtcagcagcagaactggagaAGGATCTTGTTAATgccagggaggagctggagctgatggcaaagaaggaaagggaaagcagg CGGGAGCTCACTGCTCTCCAGTCTGTCATAGCCACACAGGAAGAAGAGCTGCAGGTGCAGGCCTCAGATATAGAGGCCTTGACCAGGACCGTCCAGATCAAAGAGGACCTCATCAAG GATCTGCAGATGCAGCTTGTGGATCCTGAAGAAATTCCAGTCGTGGAAAGGCTGACACAAGAAGTACTGGTGCTTCGGGAGAAAGTGGCCATAGCAGAGTCACGAGGACAGGAGGCTACTGgaaacagaaggcagcag TTGTTACTGACGCTGGAAGGACTGGTGGCTGAAAGGAATCGGTTAAATGAGGCTCTTCAGGCagagaggcagctctgcagcagcctggtaAAGTTTCACATGCACCCAGACAG CGCTGCGAGAGACCACACTCTGCAGGTGGAGCTGGAGGGGGTCCGCAAGCTCCGGGGACAGCTGGAAGAAGCTCTTGGAAGAAGCTTGGAGTTTTTGAACAGGCTGGAGACACAGGACGCCATAGGAG GTCAGGCCACAGGTACAGATGCTGATGATGCCAGCAGCACCTTTACCTACAGCATCAAGGAGGAGGCAGCCCATGGTGTGGCAACCCAGCAC agcagcccccaggccccTAAGGAAAACAGGGGCACTGAAAGGACCCTGATGGGGAGCACAGCACCCACCGTGCCAGAGCagatgctgcaggcagaaaaggagctgcaggagatgaaggtgcagctggagaaagccGGCTTCTCCTCTGTCTCCCAGATCAG ggaggtgatgctgAGCCTGTGCCTGGAGAACACAGAGTTGAAGGAGCAGATTTACGAAGCCACGTCGCTGCTAGAGAGTGcggagcaggaggaggctgaCATGGGCATCCCTCTGGCCCCCAAGTTCCACCAGCTacagcagaagagctgcaaTGCCCTTGCAGACCACctggctgggagcagtgggGATGGCCAGTGGGTTCTGGCAGAGAGGGGAGCTGTGCCCGGCAAATGGCCGGTGCTGGAG GCGAAGGGTACAGTTCCCGGCAGAGCCTGGTCGGGGCTGGTCAAAGAGCTGTGCTCCCAGGTGGCGCAGGGCCAAAGgcagtgccaggagctgcaggacaaGCTCGCCGCCTCAAAGGCCATGTTGCAGGCAcaagctgagcagctggagaagtACCACGTCCTGCTCT GTGAACCCCACACACGGCAGCTCAGCAAGCAAGTGCAGGTAGACTTCCAGGACCTGGGTTACGAGACATGCGGGCGAAGTGAGACCGAGGCCGACCGGGATGAGGCCACTAGCCCTG AATGTGAGGAGCTGGAGGCCCCATTCCAGCCAGGGATGCCTAGGGCAGGCAAGGCTGCCCAGAAGACCATGGCCCCCGCAGATGTGGTGGCCCTGCACCAGCACATCCAGGACCGTAAGGCGCAGTTGCCTAATGCCAACAAGGTGACCCAGAGCCTGCAGCGCCGTACCCGTTCTGTCTCTGTCACCAGTGGCTACACCTCAGGTGCCGAGCAGCCCCCGCTGGGTCCCACAGCGCTGGCCTCCCCGGCCCACAGCCTCACTGACGAGGACGAGGGCTGGCAGTCAGACAGCCACAGCACCCTCTGCCCATCTGACCTGCGGGCAcaccacagctggcagcagctggagcaccGCGTCTTCCCCCTCAAGGCACAGCTGTCTGCAACCAAGCCTGAGCAGCTGCAATCTGCGACTCAGTCATG GAATTACCACCGGCTGATCCAAGCACAGGCTCGGGATCTCTGCCACCTGCGGCAGACGCTGCGGGAGGGCCACAGGATGAGCCACAGCCTAGCCCAGCACCTGCACCATGCCCTGCGGTCCTTTGAGGACCTCCTTCATGGCACCGACATTGACTACTATCTGGGCCAAGGCTTTCGGGAGCAGCTAgaccagggcaggcagctgtcAGAGAGGCTCAGCAAGAAGCTGGGCACCA GAGATCGAGCATATGGGAAGGATAAAACCAGCCATGAACTCCTGACGCTGAG GCTCAGCCAGGAACtccaggagaaggagaaggtgacCGAGAACCCGGAGGTGAAACTGCGGGAGCACTGTGAATCCCCTGGCAGCAACCGCCCACCCTCTGAGTTATCCTGCTCTGTCACCAGTTCCTCCTTCATATCTGAGGGGCTGGAGGCCCGCTCTGATGGGGATGAAGCCAGTGAGTGCAGCCAGTGCAGCCAGTGCCCTGAGGAGCCTGTCCGGCTTGCAG GCCTCTGCTTTGACTCCTTGTCCAAACCTGTTAGTGCCCCCCTGCCTCCTCTGGCTTCCCAGCTGCCCCCCTTCCTGCTTGCTGGGTGCCCCActcccgcagcccccccactcctgggctgctgtgggacCCCTGTCTGCTCCCTGGCCGAcgtgcagcaggagctgcaggtgctccagaggcagctgggagaaa GCCTGACGCTGCCCGTGGCACCAGTGAAGCCCACAGCTCCACCGGGCTCCTTAGGAGAGGGCAGCAAAGCCCCAGCGTTGCTCAACCGACACGGTGcgctgcagagcctggctgggatCCCCAGGGCCACTGACACCCGCGCCCGCTGCGGTGTGCCTGCTCCCGGCCAGCCGCTTTGCGGGGCCCTGCCATCGGGTTACCCCGCCAGCCAAAAGCTAACAG GGGCCGACCTGCTGGAGGAACACTTGGTGGAGATCCGCAGCCTGCGCCAGCGCCTCGAGGAGTCCATCTGCACCCATGACCGGCTCCAGGAGCAACTTGAGCGCCGCCTGGCCTCCACCAGCAAGGCCACCG ggctgcccagcGACATCCATGCCCAGACACGGGagctgaggctgcagctgagcagggagaaCCAGGCTCTGAGTGAGGACAACCGGACTCTGAGGCTTCAGCGCGACCACCTCTCCCAAG AGCTAGCGCAGGTGCAGGAGGCGTTCCTGACTGCCTGCGCCCGGGCACGGGAagctgaagcagagctggaCCAGAGGCACAGGAATCAGCAGAAGCTGGTGGATGAGCTCACCGAGTACCAAAAGAGTGTCCGCCGGCTCCGGGATGAGCAGCGCTctttgcaggagaaaaacaaCAG gctgcagcacagagtgatgctccagcagcagcagtgtgaggAGCACTGCCGGCTCCTGCAGACCACGCGCACGGAGCTGCACGTCTGTGAGAGCCTCCCTGGCCCCTCTGCTGAGGCCCACGCAG GCTGCTTCCCGTCTCCTCCGGTGCGGGATGTTGGCACAAGTCTAGCAGCTCCCCACTTCTCCCCACTGCCCTCTGACATGTTGGCGGCCCAGCGGATAGCCG AGCCACGTGGGGCAGACCCACTGGCAAAGAAGAGCAAGGAACCGACACAGGCTCACGTTGTTGCCTGCCCTAACACCTACCGGGCCCTGGAGCAGCGCATCCTGAAGGGGAAAGGGCTGGCCCATGAGCTGATGTCTCTCATGCACCCAGcgaccaggctgcccagctgcccgCTGCCGGGAAAGGAG GTCCTGGGGTGGTCAGGCATGGGGCAcctctgcagcagtgccagcaccctgcacaGCATCCTGGAGGAGTGCACATCTCTCCTCACTGCCTTCTGGAGCACCGTGCTGCCCGtcagccctgcccagcaccaggacAAG GAACAGGCGCTACAGGGTGAGATTGCGACGCTGCAGGCCCGGCTTGCTGAGCGGGAGGATGCTCTGCAGAGCATGGCCCATCAGCTGCAGAGTACAGCCCAGCTCAAGGACAAGATGGAGCAGTTTATCGTGACCCACT TGACCAGGACCCACAATATGCTGCGCAAGGCCAGGACAAACCTGGAG GGCACGGCAGCCACCTGGTGCAGGCCCGACGTGGCAGCACTCCCTCTTGCTGCCACTCGCCAGGTGAAGGCCCAGCAGGCCCTGCCCGTCTCGTGA